Proteins found in one Dermochelys coriacea isolate rDerCor1 chromosome 17, rDerCor1.pri.v4, whole genome shotgun sequence genomic segment:
- the RASL10B gene encoding ras-like protein family member 10B yields the protein MVTTFKVAVLGAQGVGKSAIVRQFLYNEFSEACAPTKTRHVYLPAVVMNGHVHDLQIMDFPPITSFPVNTLQEWADVCCRGLRSVHAYILVYDICCFDSFEYIKTIRQQILETRVIGTTETPIIIVGNKRDLQRGRVIPRWNVSNLVKKTWKCGYIECSAKYNWHILLLFSELLKSVGCARCKHVHTTIRFQGALRRNRCTIM from the exons ATGGTGACAACTTTCAAGGTCGCCGTGCTTGGGGCTCAAGGGGTCGGGAAGAGCGCCATCGTCCGCCAGTTCCTCTACAACGAGTTCAGCGAGGCGTGTGCGCCCACCAAGACACGGCATGTCTACCTGCCGGCCGTGGTCATGAACGGCCACGTGCACGACCTACAGATCATGGACTTCCCACCCATCACGTCTTTCCCAGTTAACACGCTGCAG GAGTGGGCAGATGTGTGCTGCAGGGGGCTCCGGAGTGTCCACGCCTACATCCTAGTCTATGACATCTGTTGCTTTGACAGCTTTGAGTACATCAAAACTATTCGCCAACAGATCCTAGAAACAAG GGTCATCGGCACCACAGAGACCCCAATCATCATTGTGGGCAACAAGCGGGATCTGCAGAGGGGCCGAGTGATTCCCCGCTGGAACGTCTCTAACCTAGTGAAGAAGACCTGGAAGTGCGGCTACATCGAGTGCTCCGCCAAGTACAACTGGCACATCCTACTGCTCTTCAGTGAGCTGCTCAAGAGCGTGGGCTGCGCCCGCTGCAAGCACGTCCACACCACCATCCGCTTCCAGGGAGCACTGCGCAGGAACCGATGCACCATTATGTGA